One window of Nicotiana tomentosiformis chromosome 11, ASM39032v3, whole genome shotgun sequence genomic DNA carries:
- the LOC138901490 gene encoding uncharacterized protein — translation MTQMNGAVEVANKNIKKILRKMVDNYKQLHEKILFALLGYRTTIRTSTMETPYLLVYGTEVVILTEVEIPSLRIIQEAELSDAEWIRSRYEKLALIDGIRMNAMCHSQIYQNRMARAFNKKVRSRQFTPGKLVLKWIFPHQDEAKGKFLPNWKGPYMVHRVLIGGALILAEMD, via the coding sequence ATGACGCAGATGAATGGAGCCGTGGAAGTCGCCaataagaatatcaagaagatattaaggaagatggtggaCAACTACAAACAATTGCATGAGAAGATACTCTTTGCTTTGCTCGGGTACCGCACCACAATTCGTACATCAACTATGGAAACCCCCTATCTactggtctatggtactgaagtTGTTATACTCACCGAGGTGGAGATTCCTTCCCTAAGAATCATACAGGAGGCCGagctcagtgatgcagaatggatacggaGCCGGTATGAAAAACTAGCTCTAATTGATGGTATAAGGATGAATGCAATGTGTCACAGTCAaatctaccagaatagaatggcaagggctttcaacaaaaaggtcagatcgaggcaattcacaccggggaaATTGGTTTTGAAatggatcttcccgcatcaggatgaagcaaaagGGAAATTTTTACCTAATTGGAAAGgaccttacatggttcaccgagtactgaTAGGAGGAGCGCTTATACTCGCAGAAATGGATTGA
- the LOC138901491 gene encoding uncharacterized protein, with protein sequence MAEYEACILGLRLDIDMNVQELLVIGDSDLLVCQVLGELATKNTKILPYLHCVQELINRFTKIEFKHVSRIQNELAVALATLSSMIQHPDKNFIDPIPIEIRKQPAYCAHVEEEFDGNP encoded by the coding sequence atggcagaatatgaggcttgtatCTTGGGACTCAGATTGGACATcgacatgaatgttcaggagttgctggtaattggagattcagaTCTATTGGTATGCCAAGTGCTAGGAGAATTGGCTACTAAGAACACTAAAATATTACCATACCTACATTGTGTGCAAGAGTTAATCAataggttcacgaagatagaattcaagcatgtttcgaggattcagaatgagttAGCAGTTGCATTggctaccttgtcttccatgatacaacatccagacaagaatttcattgatccTATCCCGATAGAGATTCGtaagcagccagcttattgtgctcatgttgaagaagagtttgacGGAAATCCATAG